One Anaerolineae bacterium DNA segment encodes these proteins:
- a CDS encoding enoyl-CoA hydratase/isomerase family protein, which produces MAAVELRFPYPHIGLLEVRRPEVRNALDWQAMEAFGAAVEQAHREPALRVLVVTGQGQVFIAGGDLKVLAAYPNEEDGRHLSALMTGSLARLEALPVPTIAALNGPARGGGSEVALACDMRVMAANADLGFVQIRQALIPGWGGGQRLLRLVGYARAMEWLLTGRILTAEEALAVGLANRLAPAGKALEEALALAREIAAHPPQTVRAIKALLRAGTTLPPALAAAEEQRLFPPLWAEDAHLQAVRAFLQQRRGKK; this is translated from the coding sequence ATGGCTGCTGTGGAGTTGCGTTTCCCCTACCCTCATATCGGCCTGTTGGAGGTGCGGCGGCCCGAGGTGCGCAATGCGCTGGACTGGCAGGCGATGGAGGCCTTTGGCGCTGCCGTGGAGCAGGCTCATCGAGAGCCGGCTCTGCGCGTGTTGGTGGTCACCGGTCAGGGCCAGGTGTTCATCGCCGGGGGGGACCTGAAGGTGTTGGCCGCTTATCCCAATGAAGAGGATGGCCGCCATTTGAGCGCGTTGATGACCGGGTCCCTGGCCCGGCTGGAGGCGCTCCCCGTGCCCACCATTGCCGCGTTGAACGGGCCGGCTCGAGGCGGTGGGAGTGAAGTCGCCCTGGCCTGCGATATGCGGGTGATGGCGGCCAACGCCGATTTGGGTTTTGTGCAGATCCGTCAGGCGCTCATCCCCGGCTGGGGGGGTGGGCAGCGTCTGCTGCGTTTGGTAGGGTATGCGCGGGCCATGGAATGGCTGCTCACCGGGCGCATCCTCACGGCGGAGGAAGCCCTGGCGGTGGGCTTGGCCAATCGCCTTGCCCCGGCCGGAAAGGCGCTGGAGGAAGCCCTGGCGCTGGCCCGGGAGATCGCCGCGCATCCCCCTCAAACCGTGCGGGCGATCAAGGCGCTGCTGCGCGCCGGGACGACCCTGCCCCCGGCCCTGGCCGCGGCCGAGGAGCAGCGTTTGTTCCCCCCTCTTTGGGCCGAAGACGCCCACCTCCAGGCGGTACGGGCCTTTCTGCAGCAGCGGCGAGGGAAGAAGTGA
- a CDS encoding class I SAM-dependent methyltransferase → MDPALYDAIHRDYDEDLPFWRRLAYEAKGPVLEMGCGTGRVLLPLLQEGLDIWGVDYDVRMLGYLRRKALPDQRPRLRLICADLREMPLAPSFALMIAPCNTLATLEPAARRQVLRQAARLLRSQGRLAFSLPNPHWVARLPREGESEPEALLEHPETGLPVQVSSAWRRADDRWEVLWHFDHLWPDGMVERRTVRLPHYLVPLSQQQAEFAAADLEVEACYGSFEAQPWDEDSLYVIWVLRLAA, encoded by the coding sequence ATGGACCCGGCGTTGTACGACGCGATCCACCGGGATTACGACGAGGACCTGCCTTTTTGGCGTCGCCTGGCTTATGAGGCAAAGGGGCCTGTCCTGGAGATGGGATGCGGTACGGGGCGTGTGTTGTTGCCCTTGCTCCAGGAAGGCCTGGACATCTGGGGTGTGGACTACGATGTCCGGATGCTGGGCTATTTGCGCCGCAAAGCCTTGCCGGACCAGCGCCCTCGTCTGCGTCTGATTTGCGCCGACCTGCGAGAGATGCCGTTGGCGCCATCCTTTGCGTTGATGATCGCGCCGTGCAACACCCTGGCCACACTGGAACCTGCAGCCCGACGGCAGGTGCTCCGGCAGGCAGCCCGCCTGTTGCGCTCACAGGGTCGGCTGGCTTTCAGCCTGCCCAACCCGCATTGGGTGGCCCGCCTGCCACGAGAAGGTGAAAGCGAACCCGAGGCCCTGCTCGAGCATCCGGAGACGGGGCTCCCCGTACAGGTTTCCAGTGCCTGGCGTCGGGCAGACGATCGCTGGGAGGTGCTTTGGCATTTCGATCACCTTTGGCCGGATGGGATGGTCGAGCGCCGCACGGTACGGTTGCCCCATTATCTGGTGCCCCTGTCGCAACAGCAGGCCGAGTTTGCCGCGGCGGATCTGGAAGTGGAGGCCTGTTACGGCTCGTTTGAGGCGCAGCCCTGGGATGAAGACTCCCTGTATGTGATTTGGGTGTTGCGCCTGGCCGCATAA
- a CDS encoding cyclic nucleotide-binding domain-containing protein: protein MVAPTVANLDWIRHIHLFLGLTDEDLAWILARMQEYVYQDGERILREGDPPNGMYFIREGTVEVLRGHRRLAVLERRDYFGEEGLVLRWVRGRTATARAVGTARVFFLSLSDFQDLTRRFPQVKTFLQVIARSRRRARRRQPDWLVPNEWIYLYISKHPARLMVDLWPSLLAFLASALMFGLQRLTQTRLLWLPVGLFGLAGVLLLIWHIVDWANDDYIVTNQRVVWIERVVLTYESRTEAPFRTILSLNVVRSLEGRMLGYGDVIIRTWFGAFALRNVGYASQIEAIIKEYWQRSREQTRKAERQAMLELLKERLGYTRPKPASAPSVKASPTSHSRPRLSLFLILRRIFAERLEDGVVITYRKHWITLLRRVWWQTLAGFSLMLYGTVNIIRHLTAQSSPYALPLGVVALTAFFFLLAWAIYGLLDWANDIYRLTADQVIDIERKPLGSEQKQSAPLESIQSLDHTRKGLLGLLLNYGDVHIRAGTATLVFRGVHKPDRVLQDIYQRMEERRRVKAAAEAQRERERMAEWLITYHHLIHSDESSEAGESEPPLEPPTPSSHQP, encoded by the coding sequence ATGGTCGCGCCCACAGTGGCCAACCTGGACTGGATTCGCCACATCCACCTGTTCCTCGGCCTCACCGACGAGGACCTGGCCTGGATCCTGGCGCGCATGCAGGAGTATGTGTACCAGGACGGCGAACGCATCTTGCGCGAGGGCGATCCGCCCAACGGAATGTACTTCATCCGCGAGGGAACCGTCGAGGTGCTCCGCGGGCATCGGCGGCTGGCCGTTTTGGAGCGGCGCGACTACTTTGGCGAAGAAGGCCTGGTCCTCCGCTGGGTGCGCGGGCGCACGGCCACGGCGCGCGCGGTGGGCACCGCTCGCGTGTTCTTCCTGTCGCTCAGTGACTTCCAGGACCTGACGCGCCGGTTCCCGCAGGTGAAAACATTTCTCCAGGTGATCGCCCGCAGCCGCCGACGGGCACGGCGCCGGCAGCCGGACTGGCTGGTGCCCAACGAGTGGATTTACCTTTACATCAGCAAACATCCCGCGCGGCTGATGGTGGACCTATGGCCCAGCCTGCTCGCCTTTCTGGCCTCGGCCCTGATGTTCGGACTGCAACGGCTCACCCAGACGCGCCTGCTCTGGCTGCCGGTGGGCCTCTTCGGGCTGGCGGGGGTCTTGCTGCTCATCTGGCACATCGTGGATTGGGCCAACGACGATTACATCGTAACCAACCAGCGCGTGGTGTGGATCGAGCGCGTGGTCCTGACCTACGAAAGCCGCACCGAAGCCCCCTTCCGCACCATCCTCTCGCTCAATGTGGTGCGCTCGCTGGAAGGCCGCATGCTGGGCTACGGTGATGTCATCATCCGCACCTGGTTCGGCGCCTTTGCCCTGCGCAATGTGGGCTACGCCAGCCAAATCGAAGCCATCATCAAAGAATACTGGCAACGCAGCCGCGAACAGACGCGCAAGGCCGAGCGCCAGGCCATGCTCGAACTGCTCAAAGAGCGCCTGGGCTACACCCGTCCCAAACCGGCTTCCGCCCCATCGGTCAAGGCCTCCCCCACCTCACACTCTCGTCCGCGCCTCTCCCTTTTTCTCATCCTGCGGCGCATCTTCGCCGAGCGTCTCGAGGACGGGGTGGTGATCACCTACCGCAAGCACTGGATCACCCTGCTCCGGCGGGTATGGTGGCAAACCCTGGCCGGATTCAGCCTGATGCTCTACGGCACCGTCAACATCATTCGGCACCTGACCGCCCAATCCTCTCCCTATGCCCTTCCCCTGGGGGTGGTGGCCCTCACCGCCTTCTTCTTCCTGCTCGCCTGGGCCATATACGGCCTCTTGGACTGGGCCAATGACATCTATCGCCTGACCGCCGACCAGGTCATCGACATCGAACGCAAACCCCTGGGTAGCGAGCAGAAACAATCCGCCCCGCTGGAAAGCATCCAGAGCCTGGATCACACCCGGAAGGGCCTACTGGGGTTGCTGCTCAACTACGGCGATGTTCACATCCGCGCGGGCACGGCCACTCTGGTCTTCCGCGGCGTCCACAAGCCCGACCGGGTATTGCAAGACATCTACCAGCGCATGGAAGAACGCCGCCGCGTCAAAGCCGCCGCCGAAGCCCAGCGCGAACGCGAGCGCATGGCCGAGTGGCTGATCACTTACCACCACCTCATCCACAGCGACGAATCGTCCGAGGCTGGCGAGAGCGAGCCTCCCCTGGAACCGCCAACCCCTTCATCCCATCAGCCATGA
- the moeB gene encoding molybdopterin-synthase adenylyltransferase MoeB, which yields MSQEKALPPLSQEEIRRYSRHLLLNKVGMKGQRRLKGASVLIVGVGGLGSPVALYLAAAGVGRIGLVDDDVVDVTNLQRQVLYGTSQAGRPKVLAARERLQDLNPHITIEVYQEPFTSANAMDIAKNYEVLVDCSDNFPTRYLVNDVAVLLGKPSVYGAIYRFEGQVSVFDAREGPCYRCLFPEPPPPHLRPTCGQVGVLGVLPGVIGTLQATETLKLLLGVGEPLIGRLMLYDGLSATFETVKLRKNPKCKICGEHPEITELIDYEAFCGVGGFEVPEVRPRELAVRLQSGEPLLLLDVREPNELDLARLPGAVNIPLGELLDRLNELDPDKEIVIICRCGARSAIAAELLRESGFHKVSHLAGGLQAWAEEVDPDLLVY from the coding sequence ATGAGCCAAGAAAAAGCCCTTCCGCCCCTTTCGCAGGAAGAAATCCGGCGCTATTCGCGCCATTTGTTGCTCAATAAAGTGGGGATGAAAGGACAACGGCGCCTCAAAGGCGCTTCGGTGCTCATCGTGGGGGTGGGCGGCCTGGGGTCACCCGTGGCGCTCTACCTGGCGGCGGCGGGCGTGGGCCGCATCGGGCTGGTGGATGACGATGTGGTGGATGTGACGAATTTGCAGCGGCAGGTGCTTTATGGCACTTCGCAGGCCGGGCGTCCCAAGGTGCTCGCCGCCAGGGAGCGGTTGCAGGACCTGAACCCTCACATCACCATTGAGGTGTACCAGGAGCCTTTCACCTCGGCCAACGCCATGGACATTGCCAAAAACTACGAGGTGTTGGTCGATTGTTCCGACAACTTCCCCACGCGGTATCTGGTAAACGATGTGGCCGTGTTGTTGGGGAAGCCCAGTGTGTACGGGGCCATCTATCGTTTTGAGGGGCAGGTGAGCGTGTTCGATGCGCGGGAAGGGCCGTGCTATCGCTGCCTGTTCCCCGAGCCGCCACCGCCCCATCTGCGGCCCACTTGCGGCCAGGTGGGGGTGCTGGGGGTGCTCCCTGGGGTGATCGGCACGCTGCAGGCCACCGAGACGCTGAAGTTGCTGTTAGGTGTGGGCGAGCCGTTGATCGGCCGGTTGATGCTTTACGATGGGTTGAGCGCTACCTTCGAGACGGTGAAGTTACGCAAGAACCCCAAATGCAAAATCTGCGGTGAGCACCCGGAGATCACCGAACTGATCGATTACGAGGCCTTTTGCGGCGTGGGCGGCTTTGAAGTGCCCGAGGTGCGCCCCCGGGAACTGGCGGTACGGCTGCAAAGCGGGGAGCCCCTGCTCCTGTTGGATGTCCGGGAGCCCAACGAGTTGGATCTGGCCCGCCTGCCGGGTGCTGTGAACATCCCGCTGGGCGAGTTGCTGGACCGTTTGAACGAACTGGACCCGGATAAGGAGATCGTGATCATTTGCCGTTGCGGGGCGCGCTCAGCCATTGCGGCGGAGTTGCTGCGGGAAAGCGGATTTCACAAAGTGAGCCACCTGGCCGGTGGCCTGCAGGCCTGGGCGGAGGAGGTGGATCCGGATTTGCTGGTGTACTGA